The Psychrobacter arenosus region TTGGCCTGGGGCATAGCCGACTCGTTAGTGGCACAGGTCGCTACCGCGCGTATTCTCTACAGCATGGGGCGTGATCGCCTGCTGCCCTCTGCGCTGTCTCGGGTACACGCTCGCTATAAGACGCCTTATATCAGTACGCTGTTGGTGAGTCTGGTTTCTATCGTGGTTGGTATCGCCTTTATGGCGAATTTAGCGCTATTGACTTCTATTGTCACCATAGGCGCATTAACCGCGTTTATGATCCTCAACCTCAGTACGCTATATTATTTTGTGATTAAGAAAAAGTCTTACAACGTCTTTTTGCATATTCTTAGCCCTCTGCTCGGTGTAGGCGTGGTAGGCTATATTTGGAGTGGCTTTGAGGGCTATACTATTCTAATTGGTGCGGTTTGGGCCTTGATAGGCATAGCTATTTATTACTTAGCTAAGCGCCGTGGCCAGCAAGTCAATATGGAGATTTAATATGAAAATTAAAACGATTCACGAAGTACATCATTGTTTCGACCATGATATCGCCCCGCTTGAAATCATTAGCTCAGGCGACACGCGACGCTTTGATATTCAGGATGCCAGTGGTGGTCTAGTCACCCGTGATAGTAAAGCTGAGCTGATGACGCGACTGCCTTTTGATAAGCTCAATCCGGTCTGTGGGCCGCTGTATATGGAAGACGCTGAACCCGGTGACGTCATTGAAGTTGAGTTATTAGACTTCGAGCCGGGCGGTTGGGGCTGGACCGCGATCATCCCGGGCTTTGGTTTATTGGCGGACGAGTTTAGCTCGCCGTGGCTGAAGATTACTGAGTATGACAGCGAGTCGGTCTACTTTGATAATGATATCGTGATTCCGTTTCGTCCCTTTGCTGGAACCATGGGGCTAGCCCCTGCTGAGCCGGGAGCCCACTCTATTGTGCCGCCGCGCCATTGTGGGGGTAACTTAGATATTCGTGATTTGGTACCTGGTGCGAAACTTTACTTACCCGTACAAGTACCCGGTGGTCTCTTCAGTATGGGTGATACCCATGCTTGCCAAGGCGATGGTGAGGTTTGCGGTACCGCGGTTGAAACGCGTATGGCTGCTACAGCAACGTTGAGACTGCATAAGGGCGATAGTATCCCTATGCCTATGTTTGATATGCCGGCGGTAGCCAGCGATCAGGTCAATGAAGGCTATGTTGTGACCACCGGCGTAGGCCCAGATTTGATGACGGGGGCCAAAGACGCACTGCGCTTTATGATAGATCGGCTCCATAAAAAAGCCGGTATGGACGAAGAAATGGCCTATGCGCTGTGCAGTGTGGCAGGACAATTAAAAATCAGTGAAGTCGTCGATCAACCCAACTGGGTGGTGTCTTTTTATATGCCTAAAGCTATCTTTAAATCACGTAGCCTGAAAATTATGTAGAACGGCAGGGTCTTGTCTTTAAGGGTCTTGTAATTAAGACTCCTGTACTTCTTATTTTACTTTATTGTCATTTTGCCATGGTCGGATTTAAGGTGCGGTCATGGCAACGCCAACACAGTAAGCACCCCATAACCCACCGACCGTGGCCAATCCGTAGCCACTCGCGGCACCCCTGCACCAGTCACAATCCTCTTCGCCGCATTAATCCAACCCGCATGCCCTACTACCATTATGGGTGCATCTTCATTCGCTAACATCTGCTGACCAAGCCATTGCTCAACCCGAGTGAATAACTGCCGCACGCTCTCGCCATTGCCCGGTTGATAGTCAGCAAAATCCTCACACCAAGCATCAACCTCATGCCAAGGAATATCAGCCCAAGGCAACCCATCCCACTCACCAAAACTCACTTCCATTAACTCAGGCGAGATATGATACTCGAAGCCACGCGCTGCTAATAGCTCTCCAACCTGTAAGGAACGCTGTAACGGACTCACCCAAATGACTTTGGGTAAATGATGGCGTTGCGTATATTTATGGATTTGATTCGCCAGTCGTTTGAGTTTGCGCTTTGCCACACCCCTATCGGTTTGACCCAGACAAATACCCTCGACGGCCAACGGTTTAGGATGTCGCCAAATATATAAGGTCATGGTCATAGAGGGCTCTTAGTAATACGGTGTTATTTAAATGAATCGGTCAGGCTTAGGAGAATATAGAGCATTAGAAAATAGGTAAGGTAGCCACCAATCCCATATAAATAGCCACTTCGCTCAACTGTTGCGTAGCGCCCAACCCATCGCCGGTATAGCCATCAAGGCGACGTTTTAGTAATCGGCGCATATAGTCAGTTGCGACTAAAGCCAATACTATCGCTAATAACCAGTTCCCTAAAGTGATTTTCCC contains the following coding sequences:
- a CDS encoding acetamidase/formamidase family protein, which codes for MKIKTIHEVHHCFDHDIAPLEIISSGDTRRFDIQDASGGLVTRDSKAELMTRLPFDKLNPVCGPLYMEDAEPGDVIEVELLDFEPGGWGWTAIIPGFGLLADEFSSPWLKITEYDSESVYFDNDIVIPFRPFAGTMGLAPAEPGAHSIVPPRHCGGNLDIRDLVPGAKLYLPVQVPGGLFSMGDTHACQGDGEVCGTAVETRMAATATLRLHKGDSIPMPMFDMPAVASDQVNEGYVVTTGVGPDLMTGAKDALRFMIDRLHKKAGMDEEMAYALCSVAGQLKISEVVDQPNWVVSFYMPKAIFKSRSLKIM
- a CDS encoding histidine phosphatase family protein, with the protein product MTMTLYIWRHPKPLAVEGICLGQTDRGVAKRKLKRLANQIHKYTQRHHLPKVIWVSPLQRSLQVGELLAARGFEYHISPELMEVSFGEWDGLPWADIPWHEVDAWCEDFADYQPGNGESVRQLFTRVEQWLGQQMLANEDAPIMVVGHAGWINAAKRIVTGAGVPRVATDWPRSVGYGVLTVLALP